A portion of the Saimiri boliviensis isolate mSaiBol1 chromosome 1, mSaiBol1.pri, whole genome shotgun sequence genome contains these proteins:
- the SPZ1 gene encoding spermatogenic leucine zipper protein 1 codes for MASSAKSAETPTLSETLNPTPDPHQESLDPKITIALFEIGSLSPSFSGSLASLKNSSHQVTEQQTAQKFNNLLKEIKDILKNMAGFQEKITEAKELFEESNISEHVSAHKENIRGLDKINEMLSTNLPVSLDPEKEENEKKKEMILENQNFENTVQVFARDLVNHLEEKQVFNETQQSQEKAKNRLLSVQEETMKIRNNMEQLLREAEHWSKQHTELSELIKSYHKSQKDVSETLGNNGVDFQTPMNNQASAKHELEEQVKKLIHDTHSLQLVAALLENECQILQQRIEILKEFHHQNQGTLQEKPIQITYKQDKKNQKPSEAEKLEMCKQNKQEMRGTFQKKGRSCRSLDVYLNKKACNNQFNIHVATKALMRKKRSVSSVR; via the coding sequence ATGGCCAGCTCTGCTAAGTCAGCTGAGACGCCCACCCTCTCCGAAACTCTTAACCCTACTCCTGATCCTCATCAAGAATCTCTGGACCCTAAGATTACCATTGCCTTATTTGAAATTGGGTcactttccccttccttctcagGCTCTCTTGCTTCCCTAAAGAATAGCAGCCATCAAGTCACAGAACAACAGACTGCACAGAAGTTTAACAAtctcttaaaagaaattaaagacattctTAAAAATATGGCAGGTTTTCAAGAGAAGATCACAGAAGCAAAAGAACTTTTTGAGGAAAGCAATATTTCTGAGCATGTGTCAGCCCACAAAGAAAACATCAGAGGACTTGACAAAATCAATGAAATGTTATCAACAAACCTGCCTGTTAGTTTAGacccagaaaaagaagagaatgaaaagaaaaaggagatgatATTGGAAAACCAGAACTTTGAAAACACAGTACAAGTTTTTGCAAGAGATTTAGTAAatcatttagaagaaaaacaagtttttaatgAAACTCAACAAAGtcaggaaaaagcaaaaaacagactTCTTAGTGTTCAAGAAGAAACCATGAAAATTAGGAACAACATGGAGCAGTTACTACGGGAAGCAGAACACTGGAGTAAACAACATACTGAGCTCAGCGAACTGATAAAATCGTATCATAAATCTCAGAAAGACGTAAGTGAAACTCTCGGAAATAATGGAGTTGATTTCCAAACCCCAATGAATAATCAAGCATCAGCAAAGCATGAGCTGGAGgaacaggtgaagaaactgatcCATGACACCCATTCATTGCAGTTGGTGGCAGCTTTGCTAGAGAATGAATGCCAAATCTTACAGCAGAGGATAGAGATTCTTAAGGAATTCCATCATCAGAACCAGGGAACTCTGCAAGAGAAGCCAATTCAGATAACCTATAAACAGGACAAGAAAAATCAGAAGCCATCAGAAGCAGAGAAATTAGAAATGTGTAAGCAGAACAAGCAAGAAATGAGGGGTACATTTCAGAAAAAGGGGAGATCCTGTAGAAGCCTGGATGTTTATCTTAATAAGAAAGCTTGCAATAACCAGTTCAATATTCACGTTGCGACAAAAGCTCTTATGAGAAAAAAGAGGTCAGTTAGCAGCGTAAGatag